In the Kitasatospora terrestris genome, one interval contains:
- a CDS encoding ABC transporter permease, whose product MTPRYVASRLGMLLVTVFASSLAIHGAMFLTPGDPATLLVGGSRNPDPAVLAQIHREYRLDDPFLQGYWHWLGDCLHGDFGRSLVYRDSVADLIGARAGDTLALVGYAAVLVLAAGIAVGTVSALRGGRTETLATGLTAGAMAVPTFVLAVLLIWLFAVRLPWFPVYGSGEGLAGTLSHLTLPAVALAMTWIGYVAQVTRTAVRAELRGEHVETARSRGVPERTVIRRHVLHNASGPVFAVSGVAVAGLIATAAVAEQAFGTGGLGALMIEAASKQDMAVVQAVSLIFVVVFVVLNTAVDLVSAALDPRAAQKGAR is encoded by the coding sequence ATGACCCCGCGGTACGTCGCCTCCCGGCTCGGCATGCTGCTGGTGACCGTGTTCGCCTCCAGCCTGGCCATCCACGGCGCCATGTTCCTCACCCCCGGTGACCCGGCCACCCTGCTGGTCGGTGGCAGCCGCAACCCCGACCCGGCCGTGCTGGCGCAGATCCACCGGGAGTACCGCCTCGACGACCCGTTCCTCCAGGGCTACTGGCACTGGCTCGGCGACTGCCTGCACGGTGACTTCGGCCGCTCCCTGGTCTACCGCGACTCCGTCGCCGACCTGATCGGCGCCCGCGCGGGCGACACCCTTGCCCTGGTCGGCTACGCCGCCGTGCTGGTGCTGGCCGCGGGCATCGCCGTCGGCACCGTCTCGGCGCTGCGCGGCGGCCGGACGGAGACGCTGGCCACCGGCCTCACCGCCGGCGCGATGGCGGTGCCGACCTTCGTCCTCGCGGTCCTGCTGATCTGGCTGTTCGCCGTCCGCCTCCCGTGGTTCCCGGTGTACGGGTCCGGCGAGGGCCTCGCCGGCACCCTCTCGCACCTGACGCTGCCCGCCGTCGCGCTGGCGATGACCTGGATCGGCTACGTCGCCCAGGTCACCCGCACCGCCGTCCGCGCCGAGCTGCGCGGCGAGCACGTGGAGACCGCGCGCAGCCGCGGCGTCCCCGAGCGGACGGTGATCCGCAGGCACGTCCTGCACAACGCCTCCGGCCCGGTGTTCGCCGTCTCCGGCGTCGCCGTCGCCGGACTGATCGCCACCGCCGCCGTCGCCGAGCAGGCGTTCGGCACCGGAGGGCTGGGAGCCCTCATGATCGAGGCCGCGTCCAAGCAGGACATGGCCGTGGTCCAGGCCGTCTCGCTGATCTTCGTGGTGGTGTTCGTCGTCCTGAACACCGCCGTCGACCTGGTCAGCGCCGCCCTCGACCCCCGAGCCGCCCAGAAGGGGGCGAGATGA
- a CDS encoding ABC transporter permease, which yields MTTARSTRATARSTRTAAVPETRTAAAPKPRAPRDRLTPVAGCVVALFVLLAVLGPLIAPHDPNAVDPLGVNAGPSPAHPLGTDDTGRDLLSRLITGARASLAAPAVVILVSTTLGTLLALAAAWSGGLLDRIVSGALDIVFGFPGLIMAVIAAAVFGAGLAAPIAALSVAYLPLVTRVVRSAAIRERHLPYVSALQLLGAPTARIWLRHLLPNLLPLVLVQATIGFGYALLDVAAISFLGLGSRPPAPEWGLMVSNGAPSILAGQPQQSLYAGLAVLVVVVAFNLLGTGLSRRLPGANA from the coding sequence ATGACCACCGCCCGGTCCACCCGCGCCACCGCCCGGTCCACCCGCACCGCCGCCGTGCCGGAGACCCGCACCGCCGCCGCGCCGAAGCCCCGCGCCCCGCGCGACCGCCTCACCCCCGTCGCCGGCTGCGTGGTCGCGCTGTTCGTCCTGCTGGCCGTCCTCGGGCCGCTGATCGCCCCGCACGACCCCAACGCCGTCGACCCGCTCGGTGTCAACGCCGGACCGTCCCCGGCCCACCCGCTCGGCACCGACGACACCGGGCGCGACCTGCTCTCCCGGCTGATCACCGGGGCCCGGGCCAGCCTCGCCGCCCCCGCCGTGGTGATCCTGGTGTCCACCACGCTCGGCACCCTGCTCGCCCTGGCCGCCGCCTGGTCCGGCGGCCTGCTCGACCGGATCGTCTCCGGCGCCCTGGACATCGTCTTCGGCTTCCCCGGCCTGATCATGGCCGTGATCGCCGCCGCCGTCTTCGGCGCCGGCCTCGCCGCGCCGATCGCCGCCCTGTCCGTCGCCTACCTGCCCCTGGTCACCCGCGTGGTGCGCTCCGCCGCGATCCGCGAACGCCACCTGCCGTACGTGTCGGCGCTCCAGCTGCTCGGCGCCCCGACCGCCCGGATCTGGCTGCGGCACCTGCTGCCCAACCTGCTGCCGCTCGTCCTCGTCCAGGCCACCATCGGCTTCGGCTACGCGCTGCTCGACGTCGCCGCGATCTCCTTCCTCGGCCTCGGCAGCCGGCCGCCCGCCCCCGAGTGGGGCCTGATGGTGTCCAACGGGGCACCCTCCATCCTCGCCGGCCAGCCGCAGCAGTCGCTCTACGCCGGCCTCGCCGTCCTGGTCGTCGTCGTCGCGTTCAACCTGCTGGGCACCGGCCTGTCCCGACGCCTGCCCGGAGCGAACGCATGA
- a CDS encoding CocE/NonD family hydrolase, protein MSLAVQRVTPQPVPPHARQHMVRMRDGVLLATDVYTPGGDGPVPTVLARLPYDKNSRYVFFDRIAERFTARGYAVVVQDVRGKFRSQGRTLGWTGEVDDGYDTIEWITHQPWSDGIVGMFGDSYYGFTQWSAVSSEHPALRAIVPRVTCTGNGPGIAGYDTGAGPQPLWLEGATYQAQVWVDNDIHEFDLDLTRRPVAAAYEEAFAAIGKRSAGFDLIVAGIPLAPYNGPHPYDARPVPVLHCVGWFDNLGTAHMRDWTELARRPGWSAVQYLLADTIDHENYFLESAPVRPEDDHLADDAALDRMIDRYTGPAADFFDVFLKGTARPESLPRVRWRLGHVGWRTAESWPLPEAVETELHLADPAAATGPVPGGRLGTDPAPAAEAVDWRYDPDDLVPSAAADTFLQLRDHADERATLDRDDVLVFTTPAAETPLDLAGPAHAVLHVESTAPGYDVFVRLLDLAPDGTARLVLRGCAQADRPGELEIALGHTGYRLRPGHRLALLVASSDFPNHLPNSGTAESPWTTTTPKASVQTLRTGPAHPSRLRLTVLPGSGEPR, encoded by the coding sequence ATGAGCCTTGCCGTCCAGCGCGTCACCCCGCAGCCCGTCCCCCCGCACGCCCGGCAGCACATGGTGCGCATGCGTGACGGAGTGCTGCTGGCCACCGACGTCTACACCCCGGGCGGGGACGGGCCGGTGCCGACCGTCCTCGCCCGACTGCCGTACGACAAGAACAGCCGGTACGTCTTCTTCGACCGGATCGCCGAGCGGTTCACCGCCCGCGGCTACGCCGTCGTCGTCCAGGACGTCCGCGGCAAGTTCCGCTCGCAGGGCCGGACCCTCGGCTGGACCGGCGAGGTGGACGACGGCTACGACACCATCGAGTGGATCACCCACCAGCCCTGGTCCGACGGGATCGTCGGCATGTTCGGCGACTCCTACTACGGCTTCACCCAGTGGTCGGCCGTCTCCAGCGAGCACCCGGCGCTGCGCGCGATCGTCCCCCGGGTGACCTGCACCGGCAACGGCCCGGGCATCGCCGGCTACGACACCGGGGCCGGCCCGCAGCCGCTCTGGCTGGAGGGCGCCACCTACCAGGCGCAGGTGTGGGTGGACAACGACATCCACGAGTTCGACCTCGACCTGACCCGGCGTCCGGTCGCCGCCGCGTACGAGGAGGCGTTCGCCGCCATCGGCAAGCGCTCGGCGGGCTTCGACCTGATCGTCGCGGGCATCCCGCTCGCCCCCTACAACGGGCCGCACCCGTACGACGCGCGGCCGGTGCCGGTGCTGCACTGCGTCGGCTGGTTCGACAACCTCGGCACCGCCCACATGCGGGACTGGACCGAGCTGGCCCGGCGCCCCGGCTGGTCGGCCGTGCAGTACCTGCTCGCCGACACCATCGACCACGAGAACTACTTCCTGGAGAGCGCCCCCGTCCGGCCCGAGGACGACCACCTGGCCGACGACGCCGCCCTCGACCGCATGATCGACCGCTACACCGGGCCGGCCGCCGACTTCTTCGACGTCTTCCTCAAGGGCACCGCCCGGCCCGAGTCCCTGCCCCGGGTCCGCTGGCGGCTCGGGCACGTCGGCTGGCGCACCGCCGAGAGCTGGCCGCTCCCGGAGGCGGTGGAGACCGAACTGCACCTCGCCGACCCGGCCGCCGCGACCGGACCCGTCCCCGGCGGCCGCCTCGGCACTGACCCGGCGCCCGCCGCAGAGGCGGTCGACTGGCGCTACGACCCGGACGACCTGGTCCCCTCCGCCGCCGCCGACACCTTCCTGCAGCTGCGCGACCACGCCGACGAGCGGGCCACCCTCGACCGCGACGACGTCCTGGTCTTCACCACCCCCGCCGCCGAGACCCCGCTCGACCTCGCCGGCCCCGCGCACGCGGTGCTGCACGTCGAGAGCACCGCCCCCGGCTACGACGTGTTCGTCCGGCTGCTCGACCTCGCCCCCGACGGCACCGCCCGCCTGGTGCTGCGCGGCTGCGCCCAGGCCGACCGGCCCGGCGAGCTGGAGATCGCGCTCGGCCACACCGGCTACCGGCTCCGCCCCGGCCACCGCCTCGCGCTGCTGGTCGCCTCCAGCGACTTCCCGAACCACCTCCCCAACTCCGGTACGGCGGAGAGCCCGTGGACCACGACGACACCGAAGGCGAGCGTCCAGACGCTGCGCACCGGGCCCGCCCACCCCTCCCGGCTGCGCCTGACCGTCCTGCCCGGAAGCGGGGAGCCCCGATGA
- a CDS encoding TetR/AcrR family transcriptional regulator, whose protein sequence is MPIDVDEVQRRKAIAQATLAVAAREGARAITIRAVAKELGGSTAMVTNYVPTRAALILNAVRAAESQWREDLEAHVGDRTGADRLRATVEWHLSTDPEDLLLRSLWVEMLSAAHTDPAGVDRQEPRESRQQFLEASLTAGVPDAALAADLLSLLTRGYYISSMEEPGYWTPERVARVAETVVDALTTS, encoded by the coding sequence ATGCCGATCGACGTCGACGAAGTCCAGCGCCGCAAGGCAATCGCCCAGGCCACCCTCGCGGTCGCCGCCCGGGAGGGAGCGCGCGCGATCACCATCCGCGCGGTCGCCAAGGAACTCGGCGGCTCCACCGCCATGGTCACCAACTACGTGCCCACCCGGGCCGCCCTCATCCTCAACGCCGTCCGCGCGGCGGAGTCCCAGTGGCGCGAGGACCTGGAGGCCCACGTCGGCGACCGCACCGGCGCCGACCGGCTCCGCGCCACCGTGGAATGGCACCTCAGCACCGACCCCGAAGACCTGCTCCTGCGCTCTCTCTGGGTCGAGATGCTCTCCGCCGCCCACACCGACCCGGCCGGCGTCGACCGGCAGGAACCCCGCGAGTCCCGCCAGCAGTTCCTCGAAGCCTCGCTCACCGCCGGCGTCCCCGACGCCGCCCTCGCCGCCGACCTCCTCTCCCTGCTCACCCGCGGCTACTACATCTCCTCGATGGAGGAACCCGGCTACTGGACCCCCGAACGCGTCGCCCGCGTCGCCGAAACCGTCGTCGACGCCCTCACCACCTCCTGA
- a CDS encoding ABC transporter ATP-binding protein, protein MSPRPLLEIRGLRIDLPLDGALRTVVHRADLTVPEGAALALVGESGSGKSLTARSVLRLLPAAARIHGELLFAGESVPAMTPERLRAFRAGDVAMVFQDPRAHINPARSIGDFLTEGLTAARRLPAADAVARVTRILREVGIADAERRMRQRPHELSGGLLQRVMIAAALAAEPRLLLADEPTTALDVTTQEEVMAIVAETRAARGLAMLFITHDLELAAAVCDRVAVMYAGSTVEELPADRLRGGAAHPYTRALLASRPSVDDAGAALRAIDGRPLSGFEAPDGCAFADRCQRVVERCREERPRPSAVGASTASCHVPHPHPHPHPHPHPHSSEEAGSHA, encoded by the coding sequence ATGAGCCCCCGACCCCTGCTGGAGATCCGCGGACTGCGGATCGACCTGCCGCTCGACGGCGCGCTGCGCACCGTCGTCCACCGCGCCGACCTGACCGTCCCCGAGGGCGCAGCCCTCGCCCTGGTCGGCGAGTCCGGCTCCGGCAAGTCGCTCACCGCCCGCTCGGTGCTGCGCCTGCTGCCCGCGGCCGCCCGGATCCACGGCGAGCTGCTGTTCGCGGGCGAGTCCGTCCCGGCGATGACCCCCGAACGCCTGCGGGCCTTCCGCGCCGGCGACGTCGCCATGGTCTTCCAGGACCCGCGGGCCCACATCAACCCGGCCCGCAGCATCGGCGACTTCCTGACCGAAGGGCTCACCGCCGCCCGCCGCCTCCCGGCCGCCGACGCGGTCGCCAGGGTCACCCGGATCCTGCGCGAGGTCGGCATCGCGGACGCCGAACGGCGGATGCGCCAACGCCCCCACGAGCTCTCCGGCGGCCTGCTGCAACGCGTCATGATCGCCGCCGCGCTCGCCGCCGAGCCGCGCCTGCTGCTCGCCGACGAGCCGACCACCGCCCTCGACGTCACCACCCAGGAGGAGGTGATGGCCATCGTCGCCGAGACCCGCGCGGCCCGCGGACTGGCGATGCTGTTCATCACCCACGACCTGGAACTCGCCGCCGCCGTCTGCGACCGGGTCGCCGTGATGTACGCCGGCTCGACCGTCGAGGAGCTCCCCGCCGACCGGCTGCGCGGCGGCGCCGCCCACCCCTACACGCGGGCGCTGCTCGCCTCCCGCCCCTCGGTCGACGACGCCGGCGCCGCGCTGCGCGCCATCGACGGCCGGCCGCTCTCCGGCTTCGAGGCCCCCGACGGATGCGCCTTCGCCGACCGCTGCCAGCGCGTGGTGGAGCGCTGCCGCGAGGAGCGGCCGCGGCCGTCCGCCGTCGGCGCGTCCACGGCGTCCTGCCACGTCCCGCACCCGCACCCGCACCCGCACCCGCACCCGCACCCGCACTCGTCCGAGGAGGCCGGCAGCCATGCTTGA
- a CDS encoding ATP-binding protein: MDALPRTESRRVAALCLPATLENAHRVRACCTGLLAAWGVPAGDALVVLAELLANAAEHGGEEMAVRLCHRADRLEVEVVDTGSSGRPLPAAPGPAARGGVEAWGDVEGLRGRGLPMVSVLSERFVLRRGSDGSTRALALVRTGAARRIPSPDRGLTLVGA; this comes from the coding sequence ATGGACGCCCTGCCGCGCACCGAAAGCCGCCGAGTCGCCGCCCTCTGCCTCCCGGCCACCCTTGAGAACGCGCACCGCGTGCGCGCCTGCTGCACCGGGCTGCTGGCGGCGTGGGGCGTGCCGGCGGGTGACGCGCTGGTCGTCCTCGCCGAGCTGCTGGCCAACGCGGCCGAGCACGGCGGCGAGGAGATGGCCGTCCGCCTGTGCCACCGCGCGGACCGCCTGGAGGTCGAGGTGGTCGACACCGGCTCGTCCGGTCGCCCGCTGCCCGCCGCCCCCGGACCCGCCGCGCGGGGTGGCGTCGAGGCGTGGGGTGACGTCGAGGGGCTCCGGGGCCGCGGGCTGCCGATGGTGTCCGTCCTGTCCGAGCGCTTCGTCCTGCGTCGCGGGTCGGACGGCTCCACCCGGGCGCTCGCCCTCGTCCGGACCGGGGCCGCGCGCCGGATTCCTTCGCCGGACCGGGGGTTGACGCTGGTCGGCGCGTGA
- a CDS encoding ABC transporter ATP-binding protein, with translation MLEVHDLRKEYGDFVAVDEVAFALPAQGSLAIVGESGSGKTTTARMIAGLETPTAGRITVAGEERRPGRIGSRERRARGRQIQMVFQDPYSSLDRRQRIGDAVAEAVRLHRPLPADALRARVADLLDMVGLDERQARSLPRALSGGQRQRAAIARALAAEPQVLILDEAIAALDVSIQAQVLGLLARIRADTGTALLFITHDLGAVRHISDDVLVMRAGRVVERGPVADVLGTPQDPYTRRLLASVPKPGWKPQRRSAA, from the coding sequence ATGCTTGAGGTCCACGACCTGCGCAAGGAGTACGGCGATTTCGTCGCCGTCGACGAGGTCGCCTTCGCGCTCCCCGCCCAGGGCTCGCTGGCGATCGTCGGCGAGTCCGGCTCCGGCAAGACCACCACCGCCCGCATGATCGCGGGACTGGAGACGCCCACCGCCGGCCGGATCACCGTCGCCGGCGAGGAGCGCCGGCCCGGCCGGATCGGCTCGCGCGAGCGCCGGGCCCGGGGACGGCAGATCCAGATGGTCTTCCAGGACCCGTACTCCTCGCTCGACCGCCGCCAGCGCATCGGCGACGCCGTGGCCGAGGCCGTCCGCCTGCACCGCCCGCTGCCCGCCGACGCGCTGCGCGCCCGGGTCGCCGACCTGCTCGACATGGTGGGCCTGGACGAACGCCAGGCCCGCTCCCTGCCCCGGGCGCTCTCCGGCGGGCAGCGCCAGCGCGCGGCGATCGCCCGCGCGCTCGCCGCCGAGCCGCAGGTGCTGATCCTGGACGAGGCGATCGCGGCCCTGGACGTCTCCATCCAGGCGCAGGTCCTCGGCCTGCTGGCCCGCATCCGCGCCGACACCGGCACGGCGCTGCTGTTCATCACCCACGACCTCGGCGCCGTCCGGCACATCAGCGACGACGTCCTGGTGATGCGGGCCGGCCGGGTCGTCGAACGCGGCCCGGTCGCCGACGTCCTCGGCACCCCGCAGGACCCGTACACGCGGCGCCTGCTCGCCTCCGTCCCCAAGCCCGGCTGGAAGCCGCAGCGCAGGTCCGCCGCCTGA